The following proteins are co-located in the Roseiconus lacunae genome:
- a CDS encoding Hsp70 family protein: protein MPEPTVSESTVKPNAKPQVVGIDLGTTFSAIAYVDHRGEPQTIPNSEGDLVTPSAALIENDEVTVGKQALKAQLTLPSQVATFAKRDIGKDAIARTVNGQQLKPEVVESLILQRLKRDAEKRLGVDVKQAVITVPAYFNEPKRRATMRAAELAGLETLAIINEPTSAAIAYGLSKQSEILGPQTVLVYDLGGGTFDVSLVHVDHTDIKVLATDGNAMLGGVDWDRCLVRWLDDQFASHCGVRLSETDSGVAFLMHEANELKHALSSRTEVKVLLTYQTATLKTKLTREQFEDLTAHLLDRTRFTVRKLIKESETEWSEVDQIVLVGGSTRLPQVVTMLTSLSGIEPNQMVSPDEAIAHGAALYADAISRRKIPTDRSHLPEPGLNISDVNAHDLGVLGIDVETQLRTNYVMIKRNTPIPTTLTARFETLRNNQRSVVVEVVEGGDRRGRYGTHLGRCVLGGLPQGLPAGTPVDVTFRYTHNGLMTIEARLPKTGHQASIVVERHSSVVSSDSIDDFDAEWTLLE from the coding sequence ATGCCCGAGCCAACCGTATCGGAATCTACCGTCAAACCGAATGCTAAACCACAAGTCGTCGGCATCGACTTGGGAACAACGTTCAGCGCAATCGCCTATGTCGATCACCGTGGCGAACCGCAAACGATCCCGAACAGTGAAGGCGATTTGGTCACACCTTCGGCGGCGTTGATCGAAAATGACGAGGTCACCGTCGGTAAGCAAGCACTCAAAGCACAGTTGACGCTCCCCAGTCAAGTCGCGACGTTCGCCAAGCGTGACATCGGAAAAGACGCGATCGCGCGAACGGTCAACGGACAACAATTAAAACCCGAGGTCGTCGAGTCACTGATCCTACAGCGTTTGAAACGTGATGCCGAAAAACGCTTAGGCGTGGATGTCAAACAAGCCGTGATCACCGTCCCGGCCTACTTCAACGAACCGAAACGCCGGGCAACGATGCGAGCCGCAGAACTCGCCGGGCTGGAAACATTGGCAATCATCAATGAACCCACCTCCGCCGCGATCGCCTATGGGCTTAGCAAACAAAGCGAAATCCTTGGGCCGCAGACGGTGCTTGTCTATGACCTCGGTGGCGGGACATTTGATGTCTCCCTCGTTCACGTCGATCACACCGACATCAAGGTCTTGGCGACCGATGGAAATGCGATGTTGGGCGGTGTCGACTGGGACCGCTGCTTGGTTCGGTGGCTGGACGATCAGTTTGCCTCCCATTGCGGAGTCCGATTGAGCGAGACCGACAGTGGCGTCGCATTCCTAATGCACGAAGCGAACGAATTGAAACATGCCTTGTCGTCACGAACCGAAGTCAAGGTGTTGCTGACTTATCAAACGGCGACACTAAAAACAAAGCTGACGCGTGAACAGTTCGAAGACCTGACCGCCCATCTCTTGGATCGCACACGTTTCACCGTCCGGAAACTGATCAAGGAAAGCGAAACCGAATGGAGCGAGGTCGACCAGATCGTTCTCGTCGGCGGAAGCACCCGTTTGCCGCAAGTCGTGACCATGCTGACCAGCCTGAGCGGCATCGAACCAAATCAAATGGTTTCCCCGGACGAGGCAATCGCCCACGGCGCGGCGCTCTATGCCGACGCAATCTCTCGTCGAAAAATCCCCACCGACCGATCGCATTTACCCGAACCTGGATTGAACATTTCGGACGTCAATGCGCATGACCTCGGGGTGCTGGGAATCGACGTCGAAACACAGCTACGAACAAACTACGTCATGATCAAACGGAACACGCCGATCCCGACGACTTTAACAGCTCGCTTTGAAACGCTGAGAAACAATCAACGAAGCGTCGTCGTCGAAGTCGTCGAAGGGGGTGACCGTCGCGGTCGCTATGGGACGCACCTGGGCCGGTGTGTGCTCGGTGGGCTTCCCCAAGGGTTGCCCGCGGGAACCCCGGTTGATGTGACGTTCCGCTATACCCACAACGGGCTGATGACGATCGAAGCCCGGTTGCCGAAAACGGGACACCAGGCGTCGATCGTTGTCGAGCGTCACAGTTCCGTCGTCTCCTCGGACTCCATCGACGATTTTGATGCCGAATGGACGCTGCTGGAATAG
- the hisB gene encoding imidazoleglycerol-phosphate dehydratase HisB, which yields MARTASISRKTGETDIQLTVNLDGNGDGQRDSGVGFLDHMLDLLARHALIDLDVTAKGDLHVDDHHTTEDIGIALGAAVDQALGDRAGIRRYGHFTLPMDECLVTAAVDLGGRYAFEYHAPIAPAKIGTFDSELIEHFWQSFAANARCNLHVVLHHGKNSHHIAECVFKTLARAIRMAAESDPRSDAVPSTKGVL from the coding sequence ATGGCACGAACCGCATCGATCTCCCGGAAAACCGGCGAGACAGACATTCAACTGACCGTGAATTTAGACGGCAATGGAGATGGCCAGCGGGATTCAGGGGTCGGCTTTCTCGATCACATGCTGGACTTGTTAGCCCGCCATGCGCTAATTGACCTTGATGTCACCGCCAAAGGCGACCTGCACGTTGACGATCACCACACGACCGAAGACATCGGGATCGCACTCGGGGCGGCAGTCGATCAAGCCCTCGGTGATCGTGCCGGCATTCGACGCTACGGTCACTTCACGCTGCCGATGGACGAGTGCCTTGTTACCGCCGCCGTCGACCTTGGTGGTCGGTACGCGTTTGAATATCACGCCCCAATCGCACCCGCAAAGATCGGCACGTTCGACAGCGAATTGATTGAGCACTTTTGGCAATCGTTCGCCGCCAACGCCCGCTGCAACTTGCACGTAGTCTTGCACCACGGCAAGAATTCACACCACATTGCCGAATGTGTGTTTAAAACGCTTGCCCGAGCGATCCGTATGGCCGCCGAATCAGACCCGCGGAGCGATGCGGTACCGAGCACCAAAGGCGTGCTCTAG